In Citrus sinensis cultivar Valencia sweet orange chromosome 4, DVS_A1.0, whole genome shotgun sequence, one DNA window encodes the following:
- the LOC102622686 gene encoding glycine-rich protein A3, translated as MGDSDKQDKGLFSNIVGYAAGYAAGHHRPPYGAYPPQPYPPQGYPPSGYPPQGGYPPSGYPPPGGYPPAGYPPATGYPPSAYPPPGAYPPPHGGYPPAGYPGPSAHHHSGHGSGVGGLLAGGAAAAAAAYGAHHLAHGGFHHYGHGKFKHGKFKHGKFGKRFKHGMFGRHKGKSFGRWK; from the exons ATGGGAGATAGTGACAAGCAAGATAAAGGGCtgttttcaaatattgttGGATATGCTGCCGGATATGCTGCTGGGCACCATCGCCCTCCTTATGGAGCATATCCCCCTCAACCATATCCTCCTCAGGGGTATCCCCCATCTGGCTATCCACCTCAAGGTGGATACCCACCATCTGGTTACCCTCCTCCAGGTGGATACCCACCGGCTGGATATCCTCCTGCAACAGGATACCCACCATCAGCTTATCCTCCTCCAGGTGCGTATCCTCCTCCTCATGGTGGTTACCCTCCAGCTGGTTATCCTGGTCCGTCAGCTCATCATCATTCTG GGCATGGATCTGGTGTTGGAGGACTGTTAGCTGGTGGTGCAGCTGCTGCCGCTGCTGCATATGGTGCTCATCATCTCGCACATGGGGGTTTCCATCACTACGGTCACGGTAAGTTCAAACATGGCAAGTTTAAGCACGGCAAGTTTGGCAAGCGCTTTAAGCATGGCATGTTTGGGAGGCACAAAGGCAAATCCTTTGGAAGATGGAAATGA
- the LOC102621889 gene encoding tubulin-folding cofactor A, which translates to MATVRNLKIKTSTCKRVVKELHSYEKEVEREAAKTADMKEKGADPYDLKQQENVLAESRMMIPDCRKRLESALAELKATLTELEEENQEGQEIEDARSTIADVEKLFQTTEA; encoded by the exons ATGGCAACAGTTagaaacttgaaaataaaaacgaGCACATGCAAACGCGTAGTGAAGGAATTGCATTCATATGAGAAAGAAGTTGAGAGAGAAGCTGCTAAAACTGCTGATATGAAGGAGAAAGGAGCTGACCCTTATGACCTCAAGCAACAG GAAAATGTGCTAGCCGAGTCAAGAATGATGATTCCTGATTGCCGGAAGCGCCTAGAGTCTGCATTAGCTGAGCTAAAAGCAACTCTG ACTGAGTTGGAGGAGGAAAACCAAGAAGGCCAGGAGATTGAGGATGCTCGAAGCACTATTGCAGACGTCGAAAAGTTGTTTCAAACAACTGAGGCTTAG
- the LOC102622177 gene encoding uncharacterized protein LOC102622177 gives MDPQAFIRLSIGSLGLRIPGSALNSAESGIHAFSSPCLCEIRLRGFPVQTTQVPLVSSPEALPDIHSIASSFYLEESDLKALLTPGCFYSPHAYLEVVVFTGRKGFHCGVGIKRHQIGTFKLEVGPEWGEGKPIILFNGWIGIGKNKQETGKPGAELHLKVKLDPDPRYVFQFEDVTMLSPQIVQLQGSIKQPIFSCKFSRDRGPQVDLLSSYWSGSVDCNALETERRERKGWKVKIHDLSGSAVAAAFITTPFVPSTGCDWVARSNPGAWLIVRPDACRAESWQPWGKLEAWRERGIRDSVCCRFHLLSEGQEAGEVLMSEILISAEKGGEFFIDTDKQLRTATSPIPSPQSSGDFSGLGPVIGGFVMCCRVQGEGKRSKPMVQLAMRHVTCVEDAAIFMALAAAVDLSIEACRPFRRKLRRRSHHSL, from the exons ATGGATCCTCAGGCTTTCATCAGGTTGTCAATAGGCTCACTTGGGCTTAGGATTCCTGGATCAGCTTTGAATTCTGCAGAATCTGGAATTCATGCATTCTCTTCTCCATGTTTGTGTGAGATACGTCTTCGAGGTTTCCCAGTGCAAACCACGCAAGTTCCTTTAGTATCCTCACCCGAGGCTCTGCCTGATATTCATAGCATTGCCTCAAGCTTTTATCTTGAAGAATCCGATCTGAAAGCCTTATTGACACCTGGCTGTTTCTATAGCCCTCATGCATATTTGGAGGTGGTTGTTTTCACAGGGAGGAAAGGATTCCACTGTGGTGTCGGCATCAAAAGACATCAGATTGGGACATTTAAGTTAGAGGTGGGTCCTGAATGGGGTGAAGGGAAGccaataattctttttaatgGGTGGATAGGCAttggaaaaaacaaacagGAGACCGGAAAACCAGGAGCAGAGCTTCATTTGAAAGTGAAACTGGATCCTGATCCAAGATATGTCTTCCAGTTTGAAGATGTGACAATGCTGAGCCCACAGATAGTTCAGCTCCAAGGCTCCATCAAGCAGCCAATATTTAGCTGCAAATTTAGTCGAGACAG GGGGCCACAGGTGGACCTATTGAGCAGTTACTGGTCTGGTTCTGTCGACTGTAACGCTTTGGAGACAGAAAGAAGAGAGAGGAAGGGATGGAAGGTGAAGATACATGATCTCTCTGGCTCGGCTGTTGCAGCAGCCTTCATAACAACTCCATTTGTGCCTTCAACAGGTTGTGATTGGGTTGCTAGGTCCAACCCAGGAGCTTGGTTGATTGTTCGCCCCGATGCATGTAGGGCTGAGAGCTGGCAGCCATGGGGAAAGCTTGAGGCCTGGCGTGAGCGTGGCATCAGAGATTCCGTTTGCTGCCGATTTCACCTCCTGTCTGAAGGCCAGGAAGCTGGCGAGGTTCTCATGTCTGAGATATTGATTAGCGCTGAGAAAGGCGGAGAATTTTTTATCGACACTGACAAACAGTTGAGAACAGCTACTTCTCCAATACCAAGTCCACAAAGCAGTGGAGATTTTTCTGGATTGGGTCCAGTTATAGGTGGTTTTGTGATGTGCTGCAGAGTGCAAGGCGAGGGGAAGAGAAGCAAACCTATGGTGCAACTAGCTATGCGACATGTGACATGCGTGGAGGATGCTGCCATCTTCATGGCTCTTGCAGCCGCTGTTGATCTCAGCATTGAGGCATGCAGACCTTTCCGGAGAAAGCTCCGGAGACGGTCCCACCATTCTTTATGA